In the genome of Pseudomonadota bacterium, the window TTGCTTCTGGAATAGCATTAGTGTGCGTGGGGATTTAAATAAACTGACAAGTTTCCAGTTATCTTTAGCCATATTATTTTCAAAAAAAGTGCAAAGAGAGTTAAGCTCAACTCTGCCGCTTAATGCAAGAACACCAGCTGGAAGACCTACTGTTTTATATATAAAAGATTTTTCAGTGTTTATTTTAAGCTCTTTTGGAATAAGAACATCACCAAAATCTAAGTAACTGGGCAAATCATCGTTTTTTTTCTGAACATAAGAGCTTGACCTGGCGCTGTTTTCATCCTTGCTTAAAGATGCGCATCCTGAAATTAAAATCATAAGAGCCGCACATATCATGGCAAATACCTTAATATTGCCAAACCGCCTGATTTGAAACATATTAATTCTCCTTATAGTTAAATTTGATCATACAAAAATAATTTTTGTCATAATAGCATAAACAAACTGCATATGGCAATAAACTTGAAACACGAGAATGCTGACATTTGACATATCATGACATAAGTTATACTTTTTAAGCTATAGCTGATTAGATCTTAAATTACCCGAATTTCATAATAGTAGAAAATTAAAATGGTTACAAAAGTAAAAGCCATATATTATCCGGATAGTACAACAAAATGCGAGAGGCCGCTGTTCATGGTGCCGGTTACAGCAGGTTTTCCGTCACCTGCTGAAGATTATATCGAGGGAAAACTTGATTTAAACAAGCATCTTATAAAACATCCTGCCGCAACATTCTTTGTAAGGGTTGCGGGCGATTCCATGATTGATGCCGGAATACACCCTGGGGATATTCTTATTGTGGATCGCTCTCTTGAACCGGCCAATAAGAAGGTGGTAATAGCGATTATTGATGGAGAACTTACAGTCAAAAGAATCAGAATAAACAAGGGTAGGATTTATCTGATACCGGAAAATAAAAAATACAAACCTATAGAGATAGAAAAAGAGATGGATTTTGATATATGGGGTGTTGTGACAAATGTTATACATCCTCTTTGATATCAGGTTTTTTATGATTGCCGGAAAAAAGTAACGGATATTTATGTCTTCAATTTTTGCATTGGCTGACTGCAACAACTTTTATGTTTCCTGCGAACGTGTTTTCAACCCTAAGCTTGAGGGAAAGCCTGTTGTTGTGCTTTCCAACAACGATGGTTGCATAGTGTCAAGGTCAAATGAAGCAAAAGCGCTCGGCATAAAAATGGCCGCCCCCATATTTGAGCTGTCCGGCATGATTAAAAGGCACGAAGTAAAGGTCTTTTCGTCCAATTATGCACTCTACGGCGACATGTCGCAGCGGGTTATGGAAACTCTTTCCGGGTTTGCAGAAGACATCGAAATCTATTCCATTGATGAAGCTTTTCTTGATTTATCCGGGTTCAGTTATGAAAACCTAACCGAGTACGGGCAGAAGATCTGTTCTGCTGTAAAGCAATGGACAGGAATTCCCATATCCATAGGTATAGCCAAAACAAAAACTCTTGCTAAACTTGCAAATAAAACTGCTAAAAAAACACCGGGAACAAAGGCAGTCATAGATCTTACTGTCTCCTCACGCGCAGAAAGTGCCCTTGCCGCAACAAAA includes:
- the umuD gene encoding translesion error-prone DNA polymerase V autoproteolytic subunit translates to MVTKVKAIYYPDSTTKCERPLFMVPVTAGFPSPAEDYIEGKLDLNKHLIKHPAATFFVRVAGDSMIDAGIHPGDILIVDRSLEPANKKVVIAIIDGELTVKRIRINKGRIYLIPENKKYKPIEIEKEMDFDIWGVVTNVIHPL